From Platichthys flesus chromosome 7, fPlaFle2.1, whole genome shotgun sequence:
AATTAAAAGACATTCAAGCTCACTCATGAAAGGGCAATATTGTTTTACTTGGGTGAGTTGCGCCTAAATTGAAAAATTCTCAACACAACAACTGATCTATGTAAGTGGAAATGAGCGCTATACGGGTTATTTGAAGTTTGGCGAGATATGGAGGCAGATCTATTGGTTCCAAAGAAGACAATTATTTATAAAAGGAACAACCAGTCGGTGGCCAAGTTTTTTCCCAGGCCTTTCCCTTTATCTGGCCAACGTGGAAAATTGGAAGGTACGAGTGAAAAGCCATGGGGCGTTCCTACGATTTTCCTCGCTCCATATTTTGTAAAACAGAAATATGTGCCCCCCTCAGCAGAATTAGCCACTTCAAGACCATAACAAATCCTTAAAATGTTGAATTGTTTGCTtcttgaacacacacatgttttagATACTACTTTGATAGTGTCTCAGATATttttacaaatttaaaatatattaaaattaatattatatatcaacCTGTGATTTTAAATAATCTTATTCTAATCACCCAGAGCAAACACTGGGGCATCACGCAGATCTTGAACAAGTCAAATGTAGGTGAATTAGCAAAATAAGACAATCGGCGTGACAACGTGTGTGGTGAGTGTGATGTGAAATTGGTATGAAATTGTCAATTTGTTGGTGTCAGCGTTCGGCTCCCCAGACGCGCCATATGCCATGCTAAGTGGCACTATTTACCAATTCGTTCCTAGTTTCACGGTCCATCCTCCCCTTCTCCTCGGCAGGAAACTGAATGGCTACAACAAAATGGCAATTTACCCTCTGGAATGGTCACATACCCCCTGTGGTAAGGCCTTTTCCGTTTCACTTGATATGTGCGCCCCGGTCTCGCTGAGCTGCACGGCGTGACACTTCGGGGGGAGAGGGAAGTGGTGGGATGTCACCGGCCCACACTGTCACAGGTCCTCAGTGTGGATGatgctctgtatttatacaAGACATATACTACAAACATGGAAAAAATGTATCATGGACGACAACAGGTAAACTAACTGAATGTTGGATAAATATTGGAACAGAAGTCAAAaactaacaataaatatatttccaaCCAAATTAACATTCTTGCAATAAAAACCTTggcgacacacacacccacttaAAATACCAATAAATTATCACAATATATCAAAATGGCAAATGTTCAATACATATTGTTAATGTGATATATAATAAAAGCGTATTTGATCTACCTCcgatttgaaaaatatttttcatcttctgCCCATGAAGgagagtttaaaaccaaaacttCCCTCAGCTAAAATGAGTCTTTAaacattaagaaataaaaatacgAACTTGATTGTGATAATTATTAGTATAGACCAAtatgaacattttcattttaatataattgttgGCCATATTGCACACCCCAAAACTTTGCAGATGCAAATTGACTATCTGATTTATGTGTATAAAGCAATTTCATACTGTGCTAACATCCAATGTCCAGCAATAAGATTGTGTTTCACGGTGCGGTGAGAATGTATCTCATCACCAATGTGGCTCTGAGAAGGAGCAAAAAGATTCTACTGTGTATAAGAGGGAGACAGTGGAAGTCTATACCATTGACTTTATTCACACATGTATAATGAGACGTATCAGAAGTTTCTTTACAGACAAATGAATGAGCAGCAATAAACTTTGACGAATTGAGTTTAAACATCTTCATACTGGTGAAGAACTACAACTACAGGCCCCCACAAATGCAAGCACATATTGTAAGACTGAAGAGAATCTTATACCTCATCGAATTAGTTTTACAATTGATCGAATCAATTAAAGTGACACATTAAAATTAGAtaacaaaaaaagtttaaacagTGTGAATAAAATGCTCATGTGTACATATTCTGCACAAAAGCTTCAACATATAAAATCGTGTCACACCCACCTGTAGGCTAACCACCACCAAACAACAGTTCttcactttgttgttttcctaacaaatacacagaaaaataAGGCTTAACAGTCTGATTTGCATAGGGAGGAGCTGTGGTTTGAAGTGGTACTGTGAGGTGGTGCCATCATGTGGTGAAATTTGAATTACACCAACTAGAAAAACTATTGAGTGGGCAGTACACGTTCCATgtcatatatttgtattaatcaaTAAAAGTACTGTACATGTACATGATTATATTCAAAAGTATAGAGACTTAATGTCAAATTAAACTTCCAATGACACAACGTCCAAAGATGTTGAAACAATAATTCACTAGCAACCAAATGTACATGGATAACTTCATGATAGTGTCACGGGTaaagatattcagaaataaGAACTTCTAAATATTGTAAAGTAAACCAATACACATGAGTTAGGCTTATCACATGGCCTACTTgatctaaataaatatttaataatgtgaGAGATAGAGCAGTTTGACGTCCCATGTGGCTGATGGCTATTTTTAACTTGTACCGAAAGTAAAAGCTCTCAAGCTTCTGATTAGGAACATTTTTCCAACATTTCGAACTTGCAGTTAATGTGCCATAGATTTATAATGGTGTATCCTgatttgaaattaatttaatattgttattttcaatACATTACATAATAAACCCCTTGATAAAATAGGCACAGATATCTGAAAAAAAGATGATTGAAAAGTGAACAAGAAAaccataaaatatattttttaaagccaAGTTATAAGTGCTGTATAACAAGTTCTTCTGTCATGTCAGCTAGTACATATTTAAAACAGTCGGCTACTTGCTTATAGTTTTGGTATAGTTCTGAATAAGAGCTTGGAAgtactgctgtgtgtttttcttagGTTGGAAAATGATAATGTAACATTTTGGCAGGAAGTACCACAACAGAAAGGAGTAGAGACTGGAGAGCACTGCCACAGCGTTAATAGTTTGGATGTATTTTCCCCGGTAAAGCAGGTATCCAGTGACAAAGATGATCCAGGTgaagatcagcagcagcagacagaacGTTATCGCTTTGGCCTCGTTGTAATTTTTGGGGAGGTCTTTCCCCATGTAGGAGAAAATAAAGCATAGTGAGCACAGACATAGAAGTAAAGATACAGGAGCAAGGAAGGATTCATTCATGAAGTCACAACTAAGTATGATTTTATCTGGGTACCATATGGTTTCATTGTAGGGCCTGGGGGGAGCGGTAGAATAGCCAATGGTTATTAAGAGTGCCTGAGCAACAAATGCCACAGTGATGACCAGCCACTGTCCATGATACTTCATCCACCAGCTGTGCAGCTTGGGAAACTTGGCAGCCATTTTGAAAACGCAAACAATTTGAAATGAGCGCACAACAAAGCATGCCATACAAACAGTGTAGAACAAGAAGAACGGTAAGAACCTCAAGATACAATAAGAAACAGTTGGCTTgccaaagtaaaagaaaatactgAGACTACACAAACTGAGGCAGCCTAAGATAAGGAAGCACATGGGTCCCCCAGCAGATTTGACAACAGGGGTGTTGTAGTTCACAGCAAAGAGACCAGACATGACGAGTGAGATGCCCACCAAGGCAGAGGCCCCGAACATGATCAGTATAGCCCCACTGTCTGTGAATGGGATGTACTCCACCAGCCGCAGGGTGCATGAGGTGCTTCCTTCTGCAGACCACTCTGTCTCCTTACAGTCTATGCAATTGTAGGGATCCTCTGTTAAACAAGAGAGAGGGACGatttgttgatatttgttttctttcattacattacatttcattttcttacattttttacatttcataatgTGTGTTCTGCTAAGACAAGGATTTTGTTTAATTCAAAGTTGCTTAACATATTCACCATAAGGAATATCTAAGAGTTGAACAGGAAGCTTATACATTTGTCCATTTAAATGTTATAAAGCTTTATTTACCTGTCCTGTTGACATAAGTTCCATTCGAACAGATTTGACAAGTGAAGCAGCATTTGTGGATTCCATCTGACTTTTTTACATATCCCACAGGGCACTCTGGGGAACACAGGGAAGTTGGCACCTGTACAGGATGCATATTTGActtatgaaaatataatataagtgaATAAAATGTGAAGTGAAGCAAAACGAATGCAGTGACGGTtccacacaaacatacacaggaaagtataaataaaatgtaaccaTCCTAATAGGCAATTTCTAGACGTGCCTGTAGattacacagacacataaacagCTATTGTGAAATAAAGTTTGTACACATGTGCACTCAATAATAAATACTGCACATACTAAACTAAGGATGTTTGCACATGTAAATGTGGAAAGAGCgagaaacaaaacagatatTTTGTGAAACAACCTAGAACTTATCATCTTATTCTATCACACATGAGCAGTTATTAAATCTACTTACATCTCCATCCTTGCACCACTCTATTTCAGAGCTGTTTATGAAAAACTTGACCGATGGGTGGACATGATAAAAGCCGATCTCCTGTGCGCTACCACTCTTGTTCCAGAAAACTATAGAATAGGATCCGAACTTGGGGTCACCATTCTCATCAAACTGAACACTTCGATTTAAAAGCGTAAAGTTTGACTTCTTCAGCTCAGCGAGAACctgatgtgcacacacaaatatcagATGAGCATCACTTGCACTGAGTCCTGCAGAGCAGCTCCCAGTCTGACACTGTGGGCCTCCCATCAGACAGCTGCCCATCTAActctattttactttatttgactTCTGCATGTATAATGTGATCATGATGAAAGAAGAGAACTGTGGGTGgaaatcacacaaaacaaatggacAATGAGTTTTGATGGAtataaacagattaaaatgtaCAGGTGACGATAGATATAAGAGACAAACCCCAACAAATATCTGCTTAAAGATTGAGTAAAATGTTTCATAAAATTAGAGTTTTTGCCGTCATATGTAGAGTGTGTGGATCTATTACTTGTGTAAAAAAGGCCCTATAGGGTCGGCTTGTGGTCTAAACGTTCCGTCTCATTGTCTGGCCTGATCAGACTGACTTCGTCCGTCTTTCACCAGAGCAGGAGGATCCTATACCTTGAGGACTGACAGAATCAGGTCAATCATCTGGTGGATATAACAAAACCACTGCTTCACCAGAAAACTGTACAGTGGAATTTTAATGTTGGTGGCAAATAAACAAGCTGGACTAAATATGAATCTGTTTGATTTTGACTGACCTGTTGTCAACTATTTACATTGGTCCAGCCCATGGCGAAGAGGGAAACTTCATTCAAAACTTAATTTTGCAGTTTTTTACTATTACCATTTACTAAATTATATTACTTTCAAAACAAAGATATTTCTTATCAATGAcccaaaacatattttatgagATTATTTGTATACTTACCATGTGAGGGTACACTGCAGTGCTGTCATTACATGTGCCGGCTCCACAATGTAAAACATTGTGTAAAGCATGTGCAATGGCGtacacagcagaataaacaggaaaagagaaagatgggTCTGCTGTGATGACATCTTCGGCACTCAGGCTACTGCAGTTGCAAGCCTGATTACAAAAGGTCTGCTGCCCATCATTTCCACATTGAGTGTGGCTTTTAAAAGAAGAGATGAAATCATTGAAACCAGGCATCCCGACGATTGTCTGAGACACTCCGAGCACGGTTCCAATATTTCTGATTCCTTTCTTCTTGGGGAGCTGCTCGTTTAAGGCCCATCCATCATCTGCTATCCACACCTTGTTTGAGATATGCAGTTGTATCGCTGATTCGATGAGAGCTTCAACATGCAGTTTTtgagcaaaaacaacaataacgtTTATATTCTGTTCTTCTATCTGTTTGAACATTTGGGAGTAATTCATTCCTTCAAGGAGAACGTTGGTGTACGCCAGGCAGATCTCAGAGTCCTCAATCACATTTAAGAACGTTTCAAGTCCATCTATGCCAAAATTAGTGTCACTGTTAAGGAAGGCCACCCAGCGCCAGCTGAAGTGTTGCAGAATGCTAACAATAACTGTTATGGTGTCTTTATTAGGATAGACTGTGCGTAGGAAGGAGGGGAATATAGCTTTCTTTGAAAGGACAGAACTAGAAGATCCATAACTGACCTGCCAAAAGagtaacaattaaataaatcaatttcagCTACACTAAATCCTCAAATGTAATGTTCAATCCTACTTTAGATTTAAACTTACCACAGGAACGAGATCCACCATGAACATTGGGGCCACAACCAGGGCCTGAGATGTAGTGAAAGGACCGACCACTGCGATCACGTCGGACACGTTGGACTTGTGTGTTTCACCCCAAGATTCAATCGAGCCATCGACTGACATGAGTTGAAAAATGGCTGGGAAATTATGTGTATCTGAGCAGTGGTCAAACATCTCATAGCCAAGAGACACATTCGGCAGCAGCTCGGTTGAGTTATTGATTTCCTCCACGGCGAATCTCATCAACTGAAACCTTCGATAATTTGGCAGAAGGAAGGGTTGACTGCGGACAGAGAACAGACAGCAGCGGAGTTCAGCGCTCTTAGTTTGGTTTCAGAGATCCCTATTGGCAACAATTTTGCTTCAGTGCCTGACAGAGAGGGGGCGCTACAGACTAGCTAGAGTTATTGATCTCATGTTACAAAGCtcttgaaaatataataaactggaataaataaataaatctcaatGTAAAACTTACATCATTGAATACATGtttgtaaagaaaaactacatTCCCATGGTGTGAGATGTTATTTACAGAATATGTATCCTAGATTAAACACCACGctaaaaccaaaataaatctgataaaagGATTATGGTTTATTTCTATCAAATTATCCAATCACAGATATCACATCAGTCAGGTTAAAATCAGTAATAATCCAAATAATATGGGTACAAGTGGGCACATAACAATTGCTGCTCTGCTGGATGCATATTGATTCAAGGGGTTTATTACAAAGTGTGGATGATACAGTGATGTTGTATGTGATGATTAACTAATACAGATAAAGCTATTTCCGTATCTCAAATAACACATTTCTGACAGTTTTACAAGAAGaaatcataaagaaaaaaaggaagaaaacaattACATATACCAATAGAATCATGGAGCCTGAAGAATTTTTAAGATGGGGTAAGTGAAAAAGTAAAGACGAGCTGTGGAACAACAGGCATTAGAGTGACATCAGTCATTTTATCTGACTCTGACAGAGAAAAGtaacatttcccacaatgccaaCTTATTTCTTTATTGAGATGTGTACAGTGGAGTGttatcacaaaaacaaacatatcttTACTATTAAAGGAAGTTAACATTTGCCATTacttataataaaatatatgacaATATAATAAACTGGAATGGCACTCTACAGAGCGCATACCTCGGCCCCTCAAATTAAATCCAGTCACACCAAATCTCACACATGCATAGAAAGCAGCTCCCTAAAGGGGCCTGGTCGTACAAGATCGATGATTTACTCCCGGGTGATTTTGGTGTAAATGTCGAAATACAATCAAGCTtgcaatgtaaaagaaaatttaGGATCCGCCTAAAAGCTTGGATCCGCCCCCAAAATTTAGTAAGTTGTTTCTTGACCTGTGTTGCATCCTTCCACTAAATTTGGTGTAAATCCATTTAagagtttttgtgttattctgcTGACAAACGAACAAGCCAACCAGCAAACAAACCAGCAAACAGGGCTGAACATATAATGTCCTTGGCGAAGGTAAATGTCTTTTACCCTGAACGTTCTCCATTAGTGTCAATGTCGTAACatattcattcaaattcattGTGAAACTCACCTGGAGCAGTCGATGGCCTCTGGTCGGACATGATTATCAATGGTGCTGAGGTAATGAATATCAAAAAGTCCACCTATCAGATAGTCTCCTTCCAGCTGGAACTCCGAGGCTGGGACCGAGCAATGAGTCGAGGCGGCGTGTAGAAGAGAGCCCAgtagacacagagaaacaagaaCATCTGTCATGATTGCATGCATCATTTATCAATCTGAGTTATGAGACACTGGAGCCGTTTAAGTGCCACTGATAATTTCCATGTGGCAAGGAATTGCATGCCTATAGGAGGAAAACTCACAAATCAGTATGCAAAGGCTTTTATAGTGCTGCTGCCCAGACTTCCTGTAATACTCGCAGGGTCTCACAACCAAGTGAGGGAAATGCTTCTACCAGGAATAGATAAATGGTAGATGGTAGTTATTTAAACCAAGCTCCTTCCCATATCAATATGATATTATTGTTAGATATTAGTATGACAAAAGTAATCTGTCTGTTTCCCATAAAATTTGTCTATATCAACCCCAAGGTTTAAGGATTGATGCAAAAAGAGCACAACATAGGTCATCAAGGAGTAGAAGTAAGTTGATTTAATTTTGACCTGCAGATGTCATGGTGGAAATATCAAGACTAACACTGTCT
This genomic window contains:
- the LOC133957042 gene encoding taste receptor type 1 member 1-like codes for the protein MTDVLVSLCLLGSLLHAASTHCSVPASEFQLEGDYLIGGLFDIHYLSTIDNHVRPEAIDCSSQPFLLPNYRRFQLMRFAVEEINNSTELLPNVSLGYEMFDHCSDTHNFPAIFQLMSVDGSIESWGETHKSNVSDVIAVVGPFTTSQALVVAPMFMVDLVPVVSYGSSSSVLSKKAIFPSFLRTVYPNKDTITVIVSILQHFSWRWVAFLNSDTNFGIDGLETFLNVIEDSEICLAYTNVLLEGMNYSQMFKQIEEQNINVIVVFAQKLHVEALIESAIQLHISNKVWIADDGWALNEQLPKKKGIRNIGTVLGVSQTIVGMPGFNDFISSFKSHTQCGNDGQQTFCNQACNCSSLSAEDVITADPSFSFPVYSAVYAIAHALHNVLHCGAGTCNDSTAVYPHMVLAELKKSNFTLLNRSVQFDENGDPKFGSYSIVFWNKSGSAQEIGFYHVHPSVKFFINSSEIEWCKDGDVPTSLCSPECPVGYVKKSDGIHKCCFTCQICSNGTYVNRTEDPYNCIDCKETEWSAEGSTSCTLRLVEYIPFTDSGAILIMFGASALVGISLVMSGLFAVNYNTPVVKSAGGPMCFLILGCLSLCSLSIFFYFGKPTVSYCILRFLPFFLFYTVCMACFVVRSFQIVCVFKMAAKFPKLHSWWMKYHGQWLVITVAFVAQALLITIGYSTAPPRPYNETIWYPDKIILSCDFMNESFLAPVSLLLCLCSLCFIFSYMGKDLPKNYNEAKAITFCLLLLIFTWIIFVTGYLLYRGKYIQTINAVAVLSSLYSFLLWYFLPKCYIIIFQPKKNTQQYFQALIQNYTKTISK